A region of Candidatus Methylacidiphilales bacterium DNA encodes the following proteins:
- a CDS encoding sulfatase-like hydrolase/transferase, with amino-acid sequence MTWVVLLGVFFPSPAYPVPDAKVGASSSTRPNFIIIYADDLGYGDLGCYGAKGIPTPRLDRMASEGLRFTNFYATAATCTPSRYSLLTGSYPWRNPRAKILAGDAPMIIGRDELTLPAVLKRAGYASSVIGKWHIGLGDGKSPMDWNKEIRPSPVDVGFDESFIMAATNDRVPCVFVKDHRVVNLDPKDPLEVVYAKKNPFPEVPTAQTHPQLLAMSHSDEQHHDTIVNGIPRIGFSRGGKSATWDDTTMAGVFLGQTKNFITRKKDTPFFLYMALHQPHVPRIPSKRFAGASDKGPRGDVIMELDWMVGEVLDHLKKEGLDQKTIVVFSSDNGPILDDGYRDQAEERTGNHRPAGPLRGGKYSLFDGGARVPALVWAPGRVQPGDSDALLSQVDFLASFAHLAGQDLASSESADSLQMAEAILGRAGKGRDNLVTEGFGAKTLLRQGSWVFIPAYPGPQLFGDKNMESGHSAVPQLFDLSTDAGQRKNLSSAHPERVAAMAALLASIQQHRTAKN; translated from the coding sequence ATGACATGGGTTGTCCTTCTTGGGGTCTTTTTCCCGTCTCCGGCCTATCCTGTTCCTGACGCCAAAGTGGGCGCATCCTCCTCCACGCGTCCCAATTTCATCATCATCTACGCCGATGATCTCGGCTATGGTGATTTGGGTTGTTACGGGGCCAAGGGCATTCCCACGCCACGGCTCGACCGCATGGCCTCGGAGGGCCTCCGCTTCACCAATTTTTACGCCACTGCCGCGACCTGCACGCCTTCGCGCTACAGCCTCCTCACGGGCAGCTATCCCTGGCGCAATCCCCGCGCGAAGATCTTGGCCGGCGATGCGCCCATGATCATCGGCCGGGATGAACTGACCCTTCCTGCCGTGCTGAAGCGAGCCGGCTACGCTTCCTCGGTCATCGGCAAATGGCACATCGGTCTTGGCGACGGAAAGAGCCCCATGGATTGGAACAAAGAAATCCGCCCCTCACCGGTCGATGTGGGCTTCGATGAGTCCTTCATCATGGCCGCCACCAACGACCGTGTGCCCTGCGTCTTCGTCAAAGACCACCGCGTGGTCAACCTCGATCCCAAGGACCCGCTCGAAGTCGTTTACGCCAAGAAAAATCCATTCCCCGAAGTCCCCACCGCGCAGACCCATCCCCAGTTGCTCGCCATGTCCCACAGCGACGAGCAACATCACGACACTATTGTCAACGGTATTCCCCGCATCGGGTTCAGTCGCGGCGGCAAGTCGGCCACCTGGGACGACACCACCATGGCGGGGGTTTTTCTCGGGCAAACGAAAAACTTCATCACGCGCAAGAAAGACACGCCATTCTTTCTCTACATGGCCCTGCACCAGCCGCATGTGCCCAGAATCCCCTCAAAACGTTTCGCCGGAGCTTCCGACAAAGGCCCCCGTGGCGATGTCATCATGGAGCTCGATTGGATGGTGGGCGAGGTATTGGACCACCTCAAGAAAGAGGGCCTGGACCAGAAGACGATTGTGGTTTTCTCGAGCGACAACGGGCCCATCCTGGATGATGGTTACCGGGACCAGGCGGAGGAACGAACCGGCAACCACCGTCCGGCCGGCCCGCTGCGAGGTGGCAAATACAGTCTCTTCGATGGCGGGGCCCGCGTGCCGGCCCTGGTCTGGGCCCCCGGACGTGTCCAGCCCGGTGATTCAGACGCCCTGCTCAGCCAGGTGGATTTCCTCGCCAGCTTCGCCCATCTGGCCGGCCAGGACCTGGCTTCCTCCGAGTCCGCCGACAGCCTGCAAATGGCCGAGGCCATCCTGGGGCGGGCCGGCAAAGGTCGTGACAACCTGGTGACCGAGGGCTTCGGCGCGAAAACCCTGCTCCGTCAAGGGTCATGGGTCTTCATCCCCGCCTATCCAGGGCCACAACTCTTTGGAGATAAAAATATGGAGTCCGGCCATTCCGCGGTCCCCCAGCTCTTCGACCTCTCCACCGATGCCGGCCAGCGGAAGAACCTGTCCTCCGCCCATCCCGAGCGTGTGGCCGCCATGGCCGCGTTGCTCGCCTCCATCCAGCAGCACCGGACAGCCAAAAACTGA
- a CDS encoding beta-galactosidase has translation MTIPLPRRRSGLCALLLITATCGAPMGRNLPALEVLPGAARASSRNPTLSVRDLLAPARTLSDVTLKGPELLHWAHSGKKGFRLSGELADKRATVQLLPASGFWDVSKFSYVRIDFVNKGPGLVWINGRLDNADAIDWANSTPSQAFVMPGERATLGFPFPRAKALNDAPSIYDQQSGKPNGHREHWKAFDPSKIIACRLGIQSTSPTLVLEDVVISLAHPYGAKANAALLELPYLDAFGQVRKQEWPGKLHHETELKQREEAERVAAQNDHGPLSFNKYGGWAEGPKRRASGFFRVEKVDGKWWIIDPEGRLFFSHGANSVGFDQTTPIAGRESLFAWLPDAVDALMAGVMRKDRMHFMEANLARTFGPAWPEPARDRVHRRLRQWGMNTIGAWSDSGLMAEKRTAFTPILHVGQEGAPLGNKISDPFAKDFKARVVEGLRRLMPDPGNPWCLGVFIDNEIYWTEPFVQNAFLRGEKQPARNACIDWLKKKHGTIEKLNLAWGTTYMAWEQIGPLPDPMTESLKADLSEMKRLISGTYYRLCREAMREALPNHLYLGSRQHKGDPEVYQESAKYVDILSLNNYAALSGSKVPPGVDVPCLDTEFHFGAPDRGVPGVGLWPVGDQIQRSRSYVAYVLAGIKHPNMVGTHWFAFPDQSAAGRPGENYQIGFVDVTDTPYPEITRASRAMAERMYAIGADKSSSLLESLEALWRNEDGAATTGNLPYRIEKNESLAVTPGKGVQAVTGKGPFQMVLTPADTGVWNMQSVRVLGLMVKNTGRTDLILDVMVRNDGATTFSHSALGRTVVKAGESLPLGVALQRLADYRSKHPAYLRMSGRPNGFFRHWHTFDPTSVKDLLITCPSPGEHAFELGSLFPLQKTDERLNELLPVVDRYGQYVHGTWPGKAASDADISARAKEEEALVRELGPAHGFNKYGGWASGPQLKATGFFRTEKMDGKWWFVDPEGKLFWSFGVNCVGADFAGQTPTERDPAVFQDLPPASDPRFGRFHVKLEVEENFLAKPDVPHFDFTRANLFRKYGNNWAEKQIEQDIRRLQYTHLNTIGAWSDTAMTARRKVPYVAMVHYVYPEAAPKLPDPFDPKTRLGLRKALAAYPVKFADDPWCLGAFVDNELHWKNDARLLIGAIFGHTNTGTEARKVFINWLRKKYGAIEALNKGWKMKLSKWDDLLDTTDPLLFSGADTGDCSALAALFSDTLFRLVREELSTYSPNVLYLGCRMNAGSPEVIAALARHADVISANIYSYRPELKQYGATDKPVLISEFHFVNVSGNNLGGGLRSAQDAVQQGRLLMVYMAEAVQDPKLVGAHWFQWRDQSAAGRYDGENFNVGLYDVIDGANVDLVRAMASCGRSLYPGK, from the coding sequence ATGACCATTCCTCTACCCCGCCGGCGATCCGGCTTGTGCGCCCTCTTGCTGATCACCGCCACTTGCGGTGCGCCCATGGGAAGGAATCTCCCGGCCCTAGAGGTCCTCCCGGGAGCGGCCCGGGCAAGCAGCCGGAACCCGACCCTGAGCGTCCGGGATCTCTTGGCTCCGGCCCGCACACTTTCCGATGTCACCCTCAAGGGCCCGGAACTGTTGCACTGGGCGCACTCGGGAAAGAAAGGTTTCCGTTTGTCCGGCGAACTGGCCGACAAGCGGGCAACAGTCCAGTTGTTGCCAGCCTCGGGATTCTGGGATGTTTCCAAGTTCAGCTATGTTCGCATTGATTTCGTCAACAAAGGCCCGGGTTTGGTTTGGATCAATGGCCGCCTCGACAATGCAGACGCCATTGATTGGGCCAACAGCACACCTTCGCAGGCCTTCGTCATGCCCGGGGAGCGGGCGACCCTCGGCTTTCCCTTCCCGCGGGCGAAAGCTCTCAACGACGCGCCATCCATCTACGACCAGCAAAGCGGCAAACCCAACGGCCATCGGGAACACTGGAAAGCCTTCGACCCCTCCAAAATCATCGCCTGCCGCCTGGGCATCCAATCCACCTCTCCGACCCTGGTCCTGGAGGACGTCGTCATCAGTCTGGCCCATCCCTATGGGGCGAAGGCCAACGCGGCATTGCTGGAACTTCCCTATCTTGATGCTTTCGGTCAAGTTAGGAAGCAGGAGTGGCCCGGCAAATTGCACCACGAGACAGAATTGAAGCAGCGGGAGGAGGCCGAGCGGGTCGCCGCCCAAAATGACCACGGTCCACTTTCGTTCAACAAATACGGGGGCTGGGCCGAGGGCCCGAAACGGCGCGCCTCCGGTTTCTTCCGGGTGGAAAAAGTCGACGGGAAATGGTGGATCATCGATCCGGAGGGCCGGCTTTTCTTCTCGCACGGGGCGAACAGTGTCGGCTTTGATCAAACCACCCCGATTGCGGGACGCGAGTCCTTGTTCGCCTGGCTGCCCGATGCGGTGGATGCCCTCATGGCCGGGGTCATGCGGAAGGACCGGATGCATTTCATGGAGGCGAATCTCGCCCGTACTTTCGGTCCCGCATGGCCGGAACCCGCCCGCGACCGGGTCCACCGGCGGCTGCGCCAGTGGGGCATGAACACGATCGGCGCGTGGTCGGATAGCGGATTGATGGCGGAAAAACGCACCGCGTTCACACCGATTTTGCATGTGGGTCAGGAGGGGGCGCCCCTTGGCAACAAGATCTCGGACCCCTTTGCCAAGGACTTCAAGGCCCGCGTCGTGGAAGGATTGCGGCGGCTGATGCCGGACCCGGGAAATCCTTGGTGTCTGGGCGTCTTTATCGACAACGAGATCTACTGGACCGAACCCTTTGTGCAGAATGCCTTCCTCCGCGGCGAGAAGCAACCCGCCCGCAACGCTTGCATCGATTGGCTGAAGAAAAAGCACGGGACGATTGAAAAACTCAACCTTGCCTGGGGAACCACTTATATGGCCTGGGAGCAGATCGGCCCCTTGCCTGATCCAATGACCGAGTCATTGAAAGCGGATCTCTCGGAGATGAAACGCCTGATTTCCGGAACCTATTACCGGCTGTGCCGCGAAGCCATGCGGGAAGCGCTGCCAAACCACCTTTACCTCGGTTCGCGCCAGCACAAGGGCGATCCAGAGGTCTACCAAGAATCGGCCAAGTATGTGGACATTCTCAGTCTCAACAACTACGCGGCGCTCTCCGGTTCCAAGGTCCCCCCCGGGGTCGATGTGCCCTGCCTCGACACCGAATTCCACTTTGGCGCCCCGGACCGCGGCGTGCCCGGCGTGGGATTGTGGCCGGTAGGCGACCAAATCCAGCGCAGCCGTTCCTACGTGGCCTATGTGCTGGCGGGAATCAAGCACCCCAACATGGTGGGCACCCATTGGTTCGCCTTTCCCGACCAATCGGCAGCCGGCCGGCCCGGCGAAAATTACCAGATCGGTTTTGTCGATGTGACGGACACGCCCTATCCCGAAATCACCCGGGCCTCGCGCGCCATGGCGGAGCGGATGTATGCGATCGGTGCCGACAAGTCTTCCAGTCTGTTGGAGTCCCTCGAAGCGCTCTGGCGGAACGAGGACGGGGCCGCCACGACCGGCAACCTGCCCTATCGCATCGAAAAGAACGAAAGCCTGGCGGTCACTCCGGGCAAGGGGGTTCAGGCGGTCACCGGCAAGGGGCCGTTCCAGATGGTGCTGACGCCCGCGGACACCGGTGTTTGGAATATGCAGTCGGTCCGGGTTTTGGGACTGATGGTGAAGAACACCGGGAGGACGGACCTGATCCTGGACGTCATGGTGCGCAACGACGGCGCGACCACCTTCTCCCACTCCGCGCTCGGCCGCACCGTGGTCAAAGCCGGCGAGTCCCTGCCTTTGGGCGTGGCCTTGCAGCGACTGGCCGACTACCGAAGCAAGCATCCGGCCTACCTGAGGATGTCCGGGCGGCCGAACGGCTTCTTCCGGCACTGGCACACGTTCGATCCGACAAGCGTGAAGGATCTGCTCATCACCTGCCCCAGCCCCGGAGAGCACGCGTTTGAGCTTGGCTCCCTTTTTCCGCTCCAGAAAACGGATGAGCGATTGAACGAACTCCTTCCGGTCGTGGACCGCTACGGCCAATACGTTCATGGCACATGGCCGGGCAAAGCGGCTTCTGACGCCGACATCAGTGCCAGAGCGAAGGAAGAAGAAGCCTTGGTGCGCGAACTGGGTCCGGCCCACGGCTTCAACAAATACGGAGGATGGGCCTCCGGTCCCCAGCTCAAAGCAACCGGTTTTTTCCGGACGGAAAAAATGGACGGCAAATGGTGGTTTGTGGATCCGGAGGGAAAGTTGTTCTGGTCCTTCGGTGTCAACTGCGTCGGAGCAGATTTCGCCGGGCAGACACCCACTGAACGCGACCCGGCGGTATTCCAAGATCTTCCTCCGGCCAGCGATCCGCGGTTCGGACGCTTCCACGTGAAACTAGAGGTCGAGGAAAACTTTCTCGCGAAACCCGATGTCCCGCACTTCGACTTCACCCGGGCCAACCTCTTCCGTAAATATGGCAACAACTGGGCCGAAAAACAAATCGAGCAGGATATTCGTCGCCTGCAGTACACCCACCTCAACACCATCGGGGCCTGGTCGGACACCGCAATGACCGCACGCCGGAAGGTGCCCTACGTGGCCATGGTTCACTACGTCTATCCCGAAGCAGCGCCCAAGTTGCCTGATCCCTTCGATCCGAAGACGCGCCTCGGTTTGCGCAAGGCCCTGGCTGCCTATCCTGTCAAATTTGCCGACGACCCCTGGTGCCTGGGGGCCTTTGTCGACAACGAACTGCACTGGAAGAACGACGCGAGGCTCCTGATCGGTGCGATCTTTGGCCACACCAACACCGGTACGGAAGCAAGAAAGGTTTTCATCAATTGGCTGCGGAAGAAATACGGCGCGATCGAGGCCCTGAACAAGGGCTGGAAGATGAAGCTGTCCAAGTGGGATGATCTGCTGGACACCACCGATCCCCTTCTTTTTTCCGGGGCGGATACCGGCGATTGCTCGGCGTTGGCCGCCCTTTTCTCCGATACCTTGTTCCGGTTGGTCCGGGAGGAACTTTCCACTTATTCACCCAACGTGCTGTATCTTGGTTGCCGGATGAACGCCGGATCGCCCGAGGTCATCGCCGCACTGGCCCGGCACGCCGATGTCATCAGTGCCAACATCTATTCCTACCGGCCGGAACTCAAGCAATATGGCGCAACCGACAAACCCGTGTTGATTTCCGAGTTCCATTTCGTCAACGTTTCGGGGAACAATCTGGGCGGCGGATTGCGCAGCGCGCAGGATGCGGTGCAGCAGGGACGGTTGCTGATGGTCTACATGGCCGAAGCGGTGCAGGATCCGAAACTTGTCGGGGCCCACTGGTTCCAGTGGCGCGATCAGAGCGCCGCCGGCCGCTACGACGGCGAGAATTTCAATGTAGGCCTGTACGATGTGATCGACGGCGCTAACGTGGATCTGGTCCGGGCCATGGCCTCATGCGGACGAAGCCTGTATCCTGGCAAATAG
- a CDS encoding MFS transporter produces MQKETTPQYQTLSKSGKLSFREKFSVGTGGFTVSLGNQSVRTTGQAVLNIILGINAFWVGIVLAVPMFLEAVIDPIMGNITDNFRSRYGRRRPFIFAGAILMGLTFASIWMIPLEWSDTGKLVWFLVTSLLFYVTYTIFSVPFIALTYEMTPDYEERTNVQGYVTFWNRLGEMTYMGLIPLSAMFIAWKYGYADSTDLTKAEKMEGIRISAAIYGGIGMTLFGMLPAFFGRERNYEINIKEHHGKRDPFWPSVRLCLHNRAFTILCTIAVFTIIAGMFASNMDWYLLIYYLSNGDVTVGTQWKLIVTVGYALVGVLGIPMIVWLTGKMTKISGFMFIYGMMILNAVIRWFVYHPGRFDTVLGWSSLKAIGGSLMAIFQSLIWLDPLTGGLFWIGVGVLGQSLIADVCDDDEIKNGRRREGLFGAIYGWSMKASFAISFVMIGVFLNAIGFDPGAESQSPQTYFNMRLAMCLGAACPAVLCFVLLKYYPLTKETAEKNRRELERLRTGS; encoded by the coding sequence ATGCAAAAAGAAACCACCCCCCAATATCAAACGCTCTCCAAAAGCGGCAAGCTGAGCTTCCGCGAAAAATTCTCGGTGGGAACCGGCGGATTCACCGTATCGCTGGGAAACCAGAGCGTGCGGACAACCGGCCAAGCGGTCTTGAACATCATCTTGGGCATCAACGCATTCTGGGTGGGCATCGTGCTCGCCGTCCCCATGTTTTTGGAAGCCGTCATTGACCCGATCATGGGGAACATTACCGATAATTTTCGATCGAGGTATGGCCGTCGCCGGCCGTTTATTTTTGCAGGGGCGATCCTGATGGGACTGACCTTTGCCTCCATCTGGATGATTCCACTGGAGTGGAGTGACACTGGAAAACTCGTCTGGTTCCTCGTCACCAGCCTCCTGTTCTACGTGACTTACACCATCTTTTCCGTGCCTTTCATCGCCCTGACCTATGAGATGACACCGGACTACGAAGAACGCACAAACGTCCAGGGTTATGTCACGTTTTGGAACCGCCTGGGAGAAATGACCTACATGGGCCTTATTCCCCTTTCCGCGATGTTTATTGCCTGGAAATACGGCTATGCCGATTCCACCGACCTGACCAAGGCTGAAAAAATGGAAGGCATCCGCATTTCCGCGGCCATCTATGGCGGCATCGGCATGACGCTCTTCGGCATGCTTCCCGCGTTCTTCGGAAGGGAACGCAATTATGAAATCAACATCAAGGAACACCACGGAAAGAGGGACCCCTTCTGGCCCTCCGTCCGCCTGTGTCTTCATAACCGCGCTTTCACCATTCTTTGCACCATTGCCGTCTTCACCATCATTGCCGGCATGTTTGCCAGCAACATGGACTGGTATCTTCTGATCTATTATCTGTCGAACGGCGACGTGACGGTGGGAACCCAGTGGAAGCTGATTGTGACCGTGGGCTATGCATTGGTCGGCGTGCTCGGAATTCCTATGATCGTCTGGCTGACCGGGAAGATGACCAAGATCAGCGGCTTCATGTTCATCTATGGCATGATGATCCTCAACGCGGTCATCCGCTGGTTCGTTTACCATCCCGGACGCTTCGATACCGTGCTGGGTTGGTCGAGTTTAAAGGCCATCGGAGGCTCGCTCATGGCTATTTTCCAATCGCTGATTTGGCTGGACCCCCTGACCGGCGGGTTGTTCTGGATCGGCGTGGGTGTGCTCGGCCAATCGCTGATTGCCGATGTTTGCGACGATGACGAGATCAAGAATGGCCGCCGGCGGGAAGGCCTGTTTGGCGCCATTTACGGCTGGTCCATGAAGGCTTCTTTTGCCATCAGCTTTGTCATGATCGGTGTGTTTCTCAATGCCATCGGCTTCGACCCAGGGGCGGAATCGCAGAGCCCGCAGACCTATTTCAACATGCGTCTGGCCATGTGCCTGGGTGCGGCCTGCCCGGCCGTTTTGTGCTTCGTTCTCCTCAAATACTATCCACTGACCAAGGAAACCGCGGAGAAAAACCGCAGGGAACTTGAGCGCTTGCGGACGGGAAGCTGA
- a CDS encoding glycoside hydrolase family 43 protein, translated as MNHSRTQFEPGKIWCDTHGVPINAHGGGLLFHQGLYYWFGEHKIEGDAGNRAMVGVHAYSSADLYNWNDEGIVLPVSTEPGHDIEVGCILERPKVIFNAATGKFVMWFHLEKKGCGYDTASSGVAVADRPTGPFTYLRAFRPNAGVYPRNDGPSLHSPSLVGGIFTGDHPLPRLNVVQSNIFARDLAQGQMARDMTLFVDDDGKAYHIYSSEENSTLHLSELDATYQAPAGNFVRLFEGRYMEAAAVFKRDGFYYLIASGCTGWDPNAARCAIAQNIMGPWHEMDNPCLGVNPQNGFGPEKTFGAQSTYVQKVHGRTDAFIALFDIWTPANAIDGRYVWLPVSWKEDRGFSIQWRDAWDLSVFE; from the coding sequence ATGAACCATTCACGCACTCAGTTTGAACCCGGAAAAATATGGTGCGACACCCACGGTGTTCCCATCAATGCCCACGGGGGCGGGTTGCTTTTCCACCAAGGCCTCTACTACTGGTTCGGTGAACATAAGATCGAGGGGGATGCGGGCAACCGGGCCATGGTGGGCGTGCACGCCTACTCCTCGGCCGACCTCTACAACTGGAATGACGAAGGCATCGTCCTCCCGGTCAGCACCGAGCCGGGCCATGACATCGAAGTCGGTTGTATTCTTGAGCGCCCCAAGGTGATCTTCAACGCCGCCACCGGGAAGTTCGTCATGTGGTTTCATCTGGAGAAGAAAGGTTGCGGCTATGACACCGCCAGCAGCGGGGTTGCGGTGGCCGACCGGCCCACCGGACCGTTCACCTACCTGCGCGCCTTTCGTCCCAATGCAGGAGTGTATCCGCGGAATGATGGACCCAGTCTCCACTCGCCGAGTTTGGTCGGCGGCATTTTCACCGGTGACCATCCACTGCCACGCCTGAACGTCGTCCAAAGCAACATCTTCGCCCGCGACCTGGCACAGGGCCAGATGGCGCGCGACATGACCCTTTTTGTGGACGACGACGGCAAGGCTTATCACATTTACTCGTCCGAGGAAAACAGCACCCTTCATCTATCGGAACTGGATGCGACTTACCAGGCCCCGGCCGGCAACTTCGTCCGCCTCTTCGAGGGACGCTATATGGAAGCCGCGGCGGTCTTCAAACGCGACGGATTTTACTACCTGATCGCCAGCGGTTGCACCGGTTGGGATCCCAACGCCGCGCGTTGCGCCATCGCTCAGAACATCATGGGACCCTGGCACGAGATGGACAATCCTTGCCTGGGGGTGAACCCGCAGAATGGTTTCGGCCCAGAGAAAACCTTCGGAGCGCAGAGCACCTACGTGCAGAAGGTGCACGGCCGCACCGATGCGTTCATCGCCCTGTTTGACATCTGGACCCCTGCCAACGCCATCGACGGTCGCTATGTGTGGCTTCCGGTTTCGTGGAAAGAAGACCGCGGCTTCTCGATCCAATGGCGCGACGCGTGGGATCTTTCCGTTTTTGAATAA